The DNA segment CGTGATCCTCGCCTGCACCGTCCGGGGCATGCGCCTGGAACTCGCGATGAGCGAGGACGCGCTGACCGGATTCCTCGCCTGGCTGGAGGCGGCCCCGCCCGGCCAGCGGGTGAACGTGGCGTAGCCGCGTCCACCCTCCCCCGGAAGGAGTCCGCAGGAGGGTCAACGCGGCCCGGGTCGTCAGACCCTTCGCACCTTCTTACGACAGCCCGCCGCTGATGGCGCTCACCAGCTCACCGTTGCCGGTGTCGCCGCTGAACTCCCAGAAGAACGCGCCGCCCAGGCCCTGGCTCTTGGCCCAGCTCATCTTGCCGGCGATGGTGGACGGGGTGTCGTACGACCACCAGTTGCTGCCGCAGTGGGCGTACGCCGTGCCCGCGATCGTGCCGGTGACCGGGCAGGACGTCTTGAGGACCTTGTAGTCCTCGATGCCCTGCTCGTAGGTGCCCGGTGCGGGTCCGGTCGCGGTGCCGCCGGGGGCGTCCTGAGTGACACCGGTCCAGCCGCGGCCGTACAGCCCGATGCCGATCAGCAGCTTGTTCGCGGGGACGCCCTTGGCCTTGTACTTGGCGATCGCGTCGGCGGTGGTGAAGCCGGGCGTCGGGATGCCGCTGTACGAGGTGAGCGGGGAGTGCGGGGCGGTCGGACCCTGGGCGCTGAAGGCGCCGAAGAAGTCGTACGTCATCACGTTGTACCAGTTGACGTACTGGGCCGCGCCCGCGTAGTCCGCGGCGTCGATCTTGCCGCCGTTGGTGCCGTCGGCCGTGGTGGCCGCGGTGACCAGGGCGGAGGAGCCGAACTTGGAGCGCAGCGCTGACAGCACGTTCTTCAGGGCCGCGGCTCCGCTGGTGTCACAGGACAGGCCGCAGGCGTTGGGGTACTCCCAGTCGATGTCGATGCCGTCGAACACGTCGGCCCAGCGCGGGTCCTTCACCAGGTTGTAGCAGGAGTTCGCGAAGGCGGTCGGGTTCTGCGCGGCCTGGCCGAAGCCGCCGGACCAGGTCCAGCCGCCGAAGGACCACAGGATCTTGATGTTCGGGTACTTGGCCTTCAGCTCGCGCAGCTGGTTGAAGTTGCCGCGCAGCGGCTGGTCCCAGGTGTCGGCGACGCCGCTGACGGACTGGTCGGCGGTGAACGCCTTGTCGTAGTCGGCGTAGGAGTCGCCGATCGCGCACTGGCCGTTCGTGACGTTGCCGAAGGCGTAGTTGATGTGCGTGATCTTCGCCGCCGAGCCCGACGTCACCAGGTTCTTGACGTTGTAGTTGCGGCCGTAGATGCCCCACTCGGTGAAGTAGCCGAGCTTGACCTTGTCGCCGGTGGGCGGGGGATTGGTGCCGCCGCCGGTGGTGTGCACGGCGGCCGAG comes from the Streptomyces sp. NBC_00820 genome and includes:
- a CDS encoding glycoside hydrolase family 18 chitinase yields the protein MRFRHRAAAGFATLLLPLAGLVGLASPAQPAGWGSPRSSAAESGGATATYAKTQDWGTGFEGKWTVKNTGTTAISSWTIEWDFPSGTSVTSAWDADVTSSGTHWTARNKSYNGSLAPGASVSFGFNGAGTGSPSNCKLNGDSCDGTTVPGDAAPSAPGTPTASGVTDTSVKLSWSAATDDKGVKNYDVLRDGAKVATVTTTSYTDTGLTAGTDYSYTVQARDTADQTGPVSGSAAVHTTGGGTNPPPTGDKVKLGYFTEWGIYGRNYNVKNLVTSGSAAKITHINYAFGNVTNGQCAIGDSYADYDKAFTADQSVSGVADTWDQPLRGNFNQLRELKAKYPNIKILWSFGGWTWSGGFGQAAQNPTAFANSCYNLVKDPRWADVFDGIDIDWEYPNACGLSCDTSGAAALKNVLSALRSKFGSSALVTAATTADGTNGGKIDAADYAGAAQYVNWYNVMTYDFFGAFSAQGPTAPHSPLTSYSGIPTPGFTTADAIAKYKAKGVPANKLLIGIGLYGRGWTGVTQDAPGGTATGPAPGTYEQGIEDYKVLKTSCPVTGTIAGTAYAHCGSNWWSYDTPSTIAGKMSWAKSQGLGGAFFWEFSGDTGNGELVSAISGGLS